From one Lysinibacillus sp. G4S2 genomic stretch:
- a CDS encoding immunity 51 family protein: protein MNLINDKEKIAPFFWVDHDRGSASLCLNVGGYKQEIFDTRSDEGFEGGGYDWESLAIVFLEEKMPELKGIVKFDSEASMFCAYSFDKKALEKFAISFKNTCEDESTITDLFSRAELD, encoded by the coding sequence ATGAATTTAATTAATGATAAAGAGAAAATAGCTCCGTTTTTTTGGGTGGATCATGATAGGGGTTCTGCGTCGTTATGTTTAAATGTTGGGGGATATAAGCAAGAGATTTTTGATACACGATCTGATGAGGGATTTGAAGGAGGAGGGTATGATTGGGAATCCTTGGCGATTGTCTTTCTTGAAGAAAAAATGCCCGAACTAAAAGGTATTGTCAAGTTTGATTCCGAAGCCAGCATGTTTTGTGCTTATTCCTTTGATAAAAAAGCATTAGAGAAGTTTGCTATTTCATTTAAAAATACATGTGAAGATGAATCGACAATTACGGATTTATTTTCTCGTGCAGAATTGGATTAA
- a CDS encoding SMI1/KNR4 family protein — MFIECSTQLTISDLNDVETKLGFNLPEQLKEHYLQFNGGVPVKPCYYAQDIDLETEIAAFSSIKYKNNSTLLEESYLDFINRGALPMYF; from the coding sequence ATGTTTATAGAATGTTCTACTCAACTAACAATAAGCGATTTAAACGATGTAGAAACTAAATTGGGATTTAATTTACCAGAACAGCTGAAAGAACATTATTTACAATTTAATGGTGGAGTTCCAGTTAAACCTTGTTATTATGCACAAGATATTGACCTTGAAACAGAAATTGCCGCGTTTTCTTCAATAAAATATAAAAATAACTCAACTTTACTAGAAGAAAGCTACCTAGATTTCATAAATAGGGGTGCACTTCCCATGTATTTTTAG